A genomic window from Pyxidicoccus trucidator includes:
- a CDS encoding ABC transporter substrate-binding protein: protein MRALNLMTCCTLLLAGCSFTTAGGLTECESSADCDTGQVCDTSAGFCLPQPVGCGDVFDPTKNPNAIPIGAALPLTTSEGPDESEEQALNSIKLAIEEVNQREGINGRPFLLYICDTGSDAARAREQAEWLVNEKDVPVVFTSGSAQTIAASSVTIAAGALMMTHTSTSPDIATLPDKTQGTAGLVWRTAPSDTLQGRIIGDLLQGDIAVAGGATPFAGTDNVVIAYVDDPYGQGLFGVTLRRLVEPRVTSAQYKRNGDVSPAVTAITNNQPDVTVMVGFSEDNAKIISQLVSQGRTGLKWFFTDAGKDPGLFTSLGANSSQVTGAYGTAPAQARPGDDVYRQFANRFEAAYGKDPGQFSFTAHAYDAMYMVALGAAYAAGADAAKPQPITGARIAEGLTRMTPVAGVSAPPFSLGFNDFTSARNAIRTGTVINVKGASGELDFDNNTGEAPSEYELWRVVNGAFETVQLINPPAD from the coding sequence ATGCGCGCACTGAACCTGATGACGTGCTGCACCCTGCTCCTGGCCGGCTGCAGCTTCACCACCGCGGGCGGCCTCACCGAGTGTGAGTCCAGCGCGGACTGCGACACCGGCCAGGTGTGCGACACCAGCGCCGGCTTCTGCCTGCCCCAGCCCGTGGGCTGTGGCGACGTGTTCGACCCCACCAAGAACCCCAACGCCATTCCCATTGGCGCGGCGCTGCCCTTGACGACCTCCGAGGGCCCGGATGAGTCGGAGGAGCAGGCGCTCAACTCCATCAAGCTGGCCATCGAAGAGGTCAACCAGCGCGAGGGCATCAACGGCCGGCCCTTCCTCCTCTACATCTGCGACACCGGCTCCGACGCCGCGCGGGCCCGCGAGCAGGCCGAGTGGCTGGTGAACGAGAAGGACGTGCCGGTGGTCTTCACCTCCGGCAGTGCGCAGACGATTGCCGCCTCCAGCGTCACCATCGCCGCCGGCGCGCTGATGATGACGCACACCTCGACGAGCCCGGACATCGCCACGCTGCCCGACAAGACGCAGGGCACCGCGGGCCTGGTGTGGCGCACGGCGCCCTCGGACACGCTGCAGGGCCGCATCATCGGCGACCTGCTCCAGGGCGACATCGCCGTGGCGGGCGGCGCGACGCCCTTCGCCGGCACGGACAACGTGGTCATCGCCTACGTGGACGACCCGTACGGCCAGGGCCTGTTCGGCGTGACGCTCCGCCGGCTCGTCGAGCCGCGCGTCACCTCCGCGCAGTACAAGCGCAATGGGGACGTGAGTCCGGCGGTGACGGCCATCACCAACAACCAGCCCGACGTCACGGTGATGGTGGGCTTCTCCGAGGACAACGCCAAAATCATCAGCCAGCTCGTGTCCCAGGGCCGGACGGGGCTGAAGTGGTTCTTCACGGACGCCGGCAAGGACCCGGGCCTGTTCACCTCGCTGGGCGCCAACAGCAGCCAGGTCACTGGCGCCTACGGCACCGCCCCGGCCCAGGCCCGCCCCGGGGACGACGTGTACCGCCAGTTCGCCAACCGCTTCGAGGCCGCCTACGGCAAGGACCCGGGCCAGTTCTCCTTCACCGCGCACGCCTATGACGCCATGTACATGGTGGCCCTGGGTGCCGCCTACGCCGCGGGCGCCGACGCCGCCAAGCCCCAGCCCATCACCGGGGCCCGCATCGCCGAGGGCCTGACGCGCATGACGCCCGTCGCGGGTGTCTCCGCTCCCCCCTTCTCCCTGGGCTTCAACGACTTCACCAGCGCCCGGAACGCCATCCGCACGGGCACGGTCATCAACGTGAAGGGCGCCAGCGGCGAGCTGGACTTCGACAACAACACCGGCGAGGCCCCGTCCGAGTACGAGCTGTGGCGCGTGGTGAACGGCGCCTTCGAGACGGTGCAGCTCATCAACCCGCCCGCGGACTGA
- a CDS encoding pyridoxal phosphate-dependent aminotransferase: MSGFSARSDFPRTPNPLAEALARHRARGRPLLDVTESNPTRVGLPAPAEALLAPPGACGYAPEAPGLLSAREALATHLAARGAAVSPEHLVLTASTSEAYGWLFKLLCEPGDNVLVPAPSYPLFEHLARLEGVETRPYRLPRAHGFGLDVDEVEAARDARTRAVLVVNPGNPTGHYLHEGELAALADACARHGLALVSDEVFSDFAWDAEPGRVPTVAGRALPALTFALSGLSKVAGLPGLKLGWTHVGGPPALRDEALARLEWVADTYLPVGTPVQLALPALLGHVPRFQAAVLERVRGNRQRLVAARPVGATWDVVPAHGGWSAVLRLPREPGEEATCLALLDAGVLAQPGFFYDFGGGAFLVLSLLPQPEVFAAAVEVLARVLGEGPVSPRAG, from the coding sequence GTGAGCGGCTTCTCCGCGCGCTCCGACTTCCCCCGCACGCCCAACCCGCTGGCCGAGGCGCTCGCCCGGCACCGCGCCCGCGGGCGCCCGCTGTTGGACGTCACCGAGTCCAACCCCACGCGCGTGGGGCTGCCCGCCCCCGCGGAGGCCCTGCTCGCCCCTCCCGGCGCCTGTGGCTACGCCCCGGAGGCCCCGGGCCTCCTCTCCGCGCGTGAGGCCCTGGCCACGCACCTGGCGGCACGGGGCGCGGCCGTCTCGCCCGAGCACCTGGTGCTGACGGCCAGCACCAGCGAGGCCTACGGCTGGCTCTTCAAGCTGCTGTGCGAGCCGGGGGACAACGTCCTCGTCCCCGCGCCCAGCTACCCCCTCTTCGAGCACCTCGCGCGCCTGGAGGGCGTGGAGACGCGGCCCTACCGCCTGCCCCGCGCGCACGGCTTCGGCCTGGACGTGGACGAGGTGGAGGCCGCGCGCGACGCCCGCACCCGCGCGGTGCTGGTGGTGAATCCCGGCAACCCCACCGGCCACTACCTGCACGAGGGCGAGCTGGCCGCCCTGGCGGACGCGTGCGCGCGCCACGGGCTGGCGCTCGTCTCCGACGAGGTGTTCAGCGACTTCGCGTGGGACGCCGAGCCGGGCCGGGTGCCCACGGTGGCCGGACGCGCGCTGCCCGCGCTCACCTTCGCCCTGTCCGGCCTGTCCAAGGTGGCCGGCCTGCCCGGCCTCAAGCTGGGCTGGACGCACGTGGGCGGCCCGCCCGCCTTGCGGGACGAGGCGCTGGCCCGGCTGGAGTGGGTGGCGGACACGTACCTGCCGGTGGGCACGCCCGTGCAGCTGGCGCTGCCGGCGCTGCTGGGCCACGTGCCCCGCTTCCAGGCGGCGGTGCTGGAGCGCGTGAGGGGCAACCGCCAGCGGCTCGTCGCGGCCCGCCCGGTGGGCGCCACGTGGGACGTGGTGCCCGCGCACGGCGGGTGGAGCGCGGTGCTGCGGCTGCCCCGGGAGCCGGGGGAGGAGGCCACGTGCCTTGCCCTGCTGGACGCGGGCGTGCTGGCGCAGCCGGGCTTCTTCTACGACTTCGGCGGCGGCGCCTTCCTCGTGCTGTCGCTGCTGCCACAGCCCGAGGTGTTCGCCGCCGCCGTGGAGGTGCTGGCGCGGGTGCTGGGGGAGGGCCCCGTCAGTCCGCGGGCGGGTTGA
- the bioD gene encoding dethiobiotin synthase, with protein sequence MASRPFQIFVTGTDTGVGKTQASCALLSLLADAGLQPQGFKPYESGCASLRAPADTLALREAARSTLPVDALCPHRFRAPLAPGVAARRLGREPDWDVTLAAWKRLSHGATVVEGAGGLFVPLDSRHDVIDLIAALRLPVLLVARAGLGTLNHTALSLQALTARRIPVKAVLLSRGTPARDASERDNRLLLEERHGVPVLGPVPYLPDARRRHAAFRRALQPLMP encoded by the coding sequence ATGGCTAGCCGCCCCTTCCAAATCTTCGTCACCGGCACGGACACCGGCGTGGGCAAGACGCAGGCCTCGTGCGCGCTGCTGTCGCTGCTGGCGGATGCGGGCCTCCAGCCCCAGGGCTTCAAGCCCTACGAGAGCGGCTGCGCCTCCCTGCGCGCCCCCGCCGACACCCTGGCCCTGCGCGAGGCCGCGCGCAGCACGCTGCCCGTGGACGCGCTCTGTCCCCACCGATTCCGCGCGCCCCTGGCCCCCGGCGTGGCCGCGCGCCGCCTGGGCCGGGAGCCGGACTGGGACGTCACCCTGGCCGCCTGGAAGCGGCTCTCCCATGGCGCCACGGTGGTGGAGGGGGCCGGCGGCCTCTTCGTCCCCCTGGACTCGCGGCACGACGTCATCGACCTCATCGCCGCCCTGCGCCTGCCCGTGCTGCTGGTGGCCCGCGCGGGCCTGGGCACCCTCAACCACACGGCCCTGTCGCTCCAGGCGCTCACCGCGCGCCGCATCCCCGTGAAGGCCGTGCTGCTGTCGCGCGGCACCCCCGCGAGAGACGCGTCGGAGCGCGACAACCGCCTGCTGCTGGAGGAGCGCCACGGCGTGCCGGTGCTGGGCCCGGTGCCGTACCTGCCTGACGCGCGGCGACGGCACGCCGCGTTCCGCCGCGCGCTCCAGCCGCTGATGCCCTGA
- the bioF gene encoding 8-amino-7-oxononanoate synthase produces MSETPGPAAQGVASAWAREDLSSLSARGLCRYLEPLESAQGPVVRVGGETLVNFSSNDYLGLAASPSPRAAAAAALERYGMGTGASRLVVGDTSAHHQLEARLAAFERAEAVLLFNSGYAANTGILPALVGPGDAVFSDALNHASLVDGCRLSRARVVVYPHADVEALARALADTPARRKLVVTDTVFSMDGDVAPLRDIVEACEAHGAALMVDEAHATGVLGARGAGLCEELGLEGRVDLRMGTLSKALGVMGAYVATSRAVADLLVSRARPFVFSTALPAALCAAAEAAVDVVEGDPALRERLWRNIRRFAAGLRALGLRAEARSAVFPIILGEPERALDAARRLREAGVLVKAIRPPTVPEGTSRLRFCLSAAHTVGHVDLALDALRRVGVHHG; encoded by the coding sequence GTGTCTGAAACGCCAGGGCCTGCGGCGCAAGGCGTGGCCTCGGCGTGGGCGCGGGAGGACCTGTCCTCCCTCTCCGCGCGCGGCCTGTGCCGGTACCTGGAGCCGCTGGAGTCGGCCCAGGGCCCGGTGGTCCGCGTGGGCGGGGAGACGCTCGTCAACTTCTCCTCCAACGACTACCTGGGGCTGGCCGCGTCGCCGTCCCCGCGCGCCGCCGCCGCAGCAGCACTGGAGCGGTACGGTATGGGCACCGGCGCCAGCCGGCTCGTCGTGGGCGACACGTCCGCCCACCACCAGCTGGAGGCGAGGCTGGCCGCCTTCGAGCGCGCCGAGGCCGTCCTCCTCTTCAACAGCGGCTACGCCGCCAACACCGGCATCCTCCCCGCGCTGGTGGGGCCCGGGGATGCCGTCTTCTCCGACGCCCTCAACCATGCCTCCCTCGTGGACGGCTGCCGCCTGTCCCGCGCCCGCGTCGTCGTCTACCCGCACGCGGACGTGGAGGCCCTGGCCCGCGCCCTGGCGGACACGCCCGCGCGGCGCAAGCTGGTCGTCACCGACACCGTCTTCTCCATGGACGGCGACGTGGCCCCGCTGCGGGATATCGTCGAAGCGTGCGAAGCGCACGGCGCCGCGCTGATGGTGGACGAGGCCCATGCCACGGGCGTGCTGGGCGCCCGGGGCGCCGGCCTGTGCGAGGAGCTGGGCCTGGAGGGCCGGGTGGACCTGCGCATGGGCACGCTGAGCAAGGCGCTGGGTGTCATGGGCGCGTACGTGGCCACGTCGCGCGCGGTGGCGGACCTGCTGGTGTCCCGCGCGCGCCCCTTCGTCTTCTCCACCGCGCTGCCCGCCGCGCTGTGCGCCGCCGCCGAGGCCGCCGTGGACGTCGTGGAGGGAGACCCGGCCCTGCGCGAGCGGCTGTGGCGCAACATCCGCCGCTTCGCCGCCGGACTGCGCGCCCTGGGCCTGCGCGCCGAAGCCCGCAGCGCCGTCTTTCCCATCATCCTCGGCGAGCCCGAGCGCGCCCTGGACGCCGCGCGCCGTCTGCGCGAGGCGGGCGTGCTGGTGAAGGCCATCCGCCCGCCCACCGTGCCCGAGGGCACCAGCCGGCTGCGCTTCTGCCTCTCCGCCGCCCACACCGTGGGCCACGTGGACCTGGCGCTGGACGCCCTGCGCAGGGTGGGAGTGCACCATGGCTAG
- the bioB gene encoding biotin synthase BioB, with amino-acid sequence MPDTSAPSESFHGHSHTAAPPPPGVDVRHDWSLAEVRAIYGMPLLDLVHRAQTVHRSVFQDNKVQLCSLLSIKTGGCSEDCAYCPQAARYKTGVKADKLMAVPEVLAAASKARAAGATRFCMGAAWREVKDGPQFDSVLEMVRGVRSLGMEACATLGMLTDSQAKRLREAGLSAYNHNLDTSPEHYGDIISTRTFDDRLRTLNRVRDAGISVCCGGIIGMGESVDDRCNLLRTLSNQDHHPESVPINALVAVEGTPLAEQPRVDTVDMVRTIATARILMPQAMVRLSAGRQQMNEEAQLLCMMAGANSLFFGEKLLTTGNPEYGQDMALLEKAGIRPLEPRRDG; translated from the coding sequence ATGCCCGACACCTCCGCCCCCAGCGAGTCGTTCCACGGTCATTCCCACACGGCCGCGCCGCCGCCCCCGGGCGTGGACGTGCGCCATGACTGGTCGCTGGCCGAGGTCCGCGCCATCTACGGGATGCCGCTGCTGGACCTGGTCCACCGGGCGCAGACGGTGCACCGCTCCGTGTTCCAGGACAACAAGGTGCAGCTGTGCTCGCTGCTGTCCATCAAGACGGGCGGCTGCTCCGAGGACTGCGCGTACTGCCCGCAGGCGGCCCGCTACAAGACGGGCGTCAAGGCGGACAAGCTGATGGCGGTGCCGGAGGTGCTGGCGGCCGCGTCGAAGGCCCGCGCCGCCGGGGCCACCCGCTTCTGCATGGGCGCCGCCTGGCGCGAGGTGAAGGACGGCCCGCAGTTCGACAGCGTGCTGGAGATGGTGCGCGGCGTGCGCTCCCTGGGCATGGAGGCGTGCGCCACGCTGGGCATGCTCACCGACAGCCAGGCGAAGCGCCTGCGCGAGGCGGGCCTGTCCGCGTACAACCACAACCTGGACACCTCGCCCGAGCACTACGGCGACATCATCTCCACCCGCACCTTCGACGACCGGCTGCGGACGCTCAACCGGGTGCGCGACGCCGGCATCTCCGTGTGCTGCGGCGGCATCATCGGCATGGGCGAGTCCGTGGACGACCGCTGCAACCTGCTGCGCACCCTGTCCAACCAGGACCACCACCCGGAGTCGGTGCCCATCAACGCGCTGGTCGCCGTCGAGGGCACGCCGCTGGCCGAGCAGCCGCGCGTGGACACGGTGGACATGGTGCGCACCATCGCCACCGCCCGCATCCTCATGCCCCAGGCCATGGTGCGCCTGTCCGCGGGCCGCCAGCAGATGAACGAGGAGGCGCAGCTGCTGTGCATGATGGCGGGCGCCAACTCGCTCTTCTTCGGCGAGAAGCTGCTCACCACCGGCAACCCCGAGTACGGCCAGGACATGGCCCTGCTGGAGAAGGCCGGCATCCGCCCGCTGGAGCCGCGGCGGGACGGGTAG
- a CDS encoding GlsB/YeaQ/YmgE family stress response membrane protein, with amino-acid sequence MGIIAFLVIGLLAGLIARALMPGNQSMGLIATTLLGVAGSFVGGFVASLFRSDGRIFDLHPTGLLFSVLGALLVLFLVGMAGGRRRVRV; translated from the coding sequence ATGGGGATCATTGCTTTCCTGGTTATCGGTCTGCTGGCCGGCCTCATCGCTCGCGCGCTCATGCCGGGCAACCAGTCCATGGGGCTCATCGCCACCACGCTGCTCGGCGTCGCCGGCTCCTTCGTGGGCGGCTTCGTCGCCTCGCTGTTCCGCAGCGACGGCCGCATCTTCGACCTGCACCCGACGGGGCTGCTGTTCTCCGTGCTGGGCGCGCTGCTGGTGCTGTTCCTGGTGGGCATGGCCGGCGGGCGCCGACGCGTACGTGTCTAG
- the radA gene encoding DNA repair protein RadA has product MAKAKTHYSCQACGYQTAKWLGKCPDCGAWSSLLEETEAKVDDKRPAWGASGGASRPVLLKEVSGETEVRRRTGIAEFDRVLGGGVVSGSLVLLGGDPGIGKSTLLLAALDKLARHGPVLYVSGEESLRQTKMRAERLQVAGDAIHLFAETDAERVLAATEALKPQALVVDSIQTMYLPELGNAPGSITQVREVAGRLMAYAKRTGVPTFLVGHVTKEGSIAGPRVLEHMVDTVLYFEGERGHPFRILRAHKNRFGSTNEIGVFEMKGAGLMEVTDPSALFLSERPLGKSGSVVTSTLNGTRPLLVEVQALVAPTGYGTARRTAIGVDGNRVALLAAVLEKKEEIPLVGCDLFVNVAGGMQLNEPACDLAVCAALVSSLQNRPLDAKTLVLGEVGLAGEVRAVGQVEPRLAEAAKMGFQRVVMPAGSARRLDGAVKMKVVGVETLGEALAAMFD; this is encoded by the coding sequence ATGGCGAAGGCGAAGACGCACTACTCCTGCCAGGCGTGCGGGTACCAGACGGCGAAGTGGCTCGGGAAGTGCCCGGACTGCGGCGCGTGGAGCTCACTGCTGGAGGAGACGGAAGCAAAGGTGGACGACAAGCGCCCGGCATGGGGCGCGTCGGGCGGCGCGTCCCGGCCGGTGTTGCTCAAGGAGGTGAGCGGCGAGACGGAGGTGCGCCGCCGCACGGGCATCGCCGAGTTCGACCGAGTGCTGGGTGGCGGCGTGGTGAGCGGCTCGCTGGTGCTGCTGGGCGGAGACCCGGGCATCGGCAAGTCCACGCTGCTGCTGGCGGCGCTGGACAAGCTGGCCCGCCACGGGCCGGTGCTCTACGTGTCGGGTGAGGAGAGCCTGCGGCAGACGAAGATGCGCGCCGAGCGACTCCAGGTAGCGGGCGACGCCATCCACCTGTTCGCGGAGACGGACGCGGAGCGGGTGCTGGCGGCCACCGAGGCGCTCAAGCCGCAGGCGCTGGTGGTGGACTCCATCCAGACCATGTACCTGCCGGAGCTGGGCAACGCGCCGGGCAGCATCACCCAGGTGCGCGAGGTGGCGGGCCGGCTGATGGCGTACGCCAAGCGCACGGGGGTGCCCACCTTCCTCGTGGGCCACGTGACGAAGGAGGGCTCCATCGCGGGCCCGCGCGTGCTGGAGCACATGGTGGACACCGTCCTCTACTTCGAGGGCGAGCGCGGCCACCCGTTCCGAATCCTGCGCGCACACAAGAACCGCTTCGGCTCCACCAACGAGATTGGCGTCTTCGAGATGAAGGGCGCGGGGCTGATGGAAGTCACGGACCCATCCGCCCTCTTCCTCTCCGAGCGTCCGCTGGGCAAGTCCGGCAGCGTCGTCACCAGCACGCTGAACGGCACGCGGCCGTTGCTGGTGGAGGTGCAGGCGCTGGTGGCGCCCACGGGCTACGGCACCGCGCGGCGCACGGCCATTGGCGTGGACGGCAACCGCGTGGCGCTGCTGGCGGCGGTGCTGGAGAAGAAGGAGGAGATTCCGCTGGTGGGCTGCGACCTGTTCGTCAACGTCGCGGGCGGCATGCAGCTCAACGAGCCCGCGTGTGACCTCGCGGTGTGCGCGGCGCTGGTGAGCAGCCTGCAGAACCGGCCGCTGGACGCGAAGACGCTGGTGCTGGGCGAGGTGGGCCTGGCCGGCGAGGTGCGCGCGGTGGGCCAGGTGGAGCCCCGGCTCGCCGAGGCGGCGAAGATGGGCTTCCAGCGGGTGGTGATGCCCGCCGGCAGCGCGCGGAGGCTGGACGGCGCCGTGAAGATGAAGGTGGTGGGCGTGGAGACGCTCGGCGAGGCGCTGGCGGCGATGTTCGACTGA
- a CDS encoding LLM class flavin-dependent oxidoreductase: MRLDIFSEMQHPKEHWTGPDHEHRLIQETLEQAKLADEMGYGVWWQVEHHTAVEFSYSSAPECMLTAIAMSTKNLHVGHSSVLAPGRFNHPIRIAERGAFIDHLSGGRFQLGLARSTIPEWRTFNIDPDSTRGQMQQAFEMVPKMWTREKFSWDSPDYKLKDISVIPKPYRKPHPPLWQACSSPASFEQAGRNGVGALGVTLWASPEEVAEMIHIYREALRTRCEPVGEFVNNQVAFFTFVHCADTEREAMENGAAKAAAWYTNGSFTFFEAKEVFMRTAAELEALAKDPAGGGLTGQFMRKKDPNAPQSRAQRLLGRIVGGEDVPDGQVWEVLSEQDSLIVGTQDQVRTRLKRYEALGIDALMSFHQVGALPHDKVMKSIRLTGELIPEFKTPAAP; this comes from the coding sequence ATGAGACTCGACATCTTCTCGGAGATGCAGCACCCGAAGGAGCACTGGACCGGTCCGGACCATGAGCACCGGCTCATCCAGGAGACGCTGGAGCAGGCGAAGCTGGCGGATGAGATGGGCTACGGCGTCTGGTGGCAGGTGGAGCACCACACCGCCGTGGAGTTCAGCTACAGCTCGGCGCCCGAGTGCATGCTCACGGCCATCGCCATGAGCACGAAGAACCTGCACGTGGGCCACTCGTCGGTGCTGGCGCCGGGGCGCTTCAACCACCCCATCCGCATCGCGGAGCGCGGGGCCTTCATCGACCACCTGAGCGGGGGCCGCTTCCAGCTCGGCCTGGCCCGCAGCACCATCCCCGAGTGGCGCACCTTCAACATCGACCCGGACTCCACGCGCGGGCAGATGCAGCAGGCCTTCGAGATGGTTCCGAAGATGTGGACCCGGGAGAAGTTCTCCTGGGACAGCCCGGACTACAAGCTCAAGGACATCAGCGTCATTCCCAAGCCGTACCGCAAGCCGCACCCGCCGCTGTGGCAGGCGTGCTCCAGCCCGGCGTCATTCGAGCAGGCGGGGCGCAACGGAGTGGGCGCGCTGGGCGTGACGCTCTGGGCCTCGCCCGAGGAAGTCGCGGAGATGATTCACATCTACCGCGAGGCCCTGCGCACGCGGTGCGAGCCGGTGGGCGAGTTCGTCAACAACCAGGTCGCCTTCTTCACCTTCGTGCACTGCGCGGACACCGAGCGGGAGGCCATGGAGAACGGCGCCGCGAAGGCCGCGGCCTGGTACACGAATGGCTCCTTCACCTTCTTCGAGGCGAAGGAGGTCTTCATGCGCACGGCGGCCGAATTGGAGGCGCTGGCGAAGGACCCCGCGGGTGGAGGCCTGACGGGGCAGTTCATGCGCAAGAAGGACCCGAACGCGCCGCAGTCCCGGGCGCAGCGGCTGCTCGGCCGCATCGTCGGGGGGGAGGACGTACCGGACGGACAGGTCTGGGAGGTGCTCAGCGAGCAGGACTCGCTGATTGTCGGCACCCAGGACCAGGTGCGCACGCGCCTGAAGCGCTACGAGGCGCTGGGCATCGACGCGCTGATGTCCTTCCACCAGGTGGGCGCCCTGCCGCATGACAAGGTCATGAAGAGCATCCGCCTCACCGGGGAGCTCATCCCCGAGTTCAAGACGCCCGCGGCACCGTAG